Genomic window (Rhododendron vialii isolate Sample 1 chromosome 4a, ASM3025357v1):
atttgttttacgCCAATTATTTATGCgatatgggtgagtaaggacgagatgaatcgaaaaagtaaaaaattataacttttaaacaagtatttttgaaaaatatttaagaaaaagtccaaaaattgactttttgagcttttctttggatatttcccaatatacttgtgtaaaagttaatttttttccttttttctgatttctcttgttcttactcacccatatcacGTAAAGTTTGgtgtaaaattaataaatgaaaaaaaaagaataaagacaaccaaaaaaaaatttatgtataagttaatcactagcgtaAACACTCTAGACACATAATCCTTTAAAATAGGATTCGCTCGTACTTTCAATCCTTACTCTGCACTCGCACTCTCATGAATTCCCGGTTGTtttagggtgtgttccactaatacaataggaatatttaaatatctatCCTTTTTATTcatgccatgtaagaattcatcccgcccttTTTTTATGCTTATATTTTCATCATCTTAGAGTGTGAATTATCTTTCTTACtctttcactatgatatacatatattatattatattgttttcttaatttagtgggattggattggattgtttttccaatttaatgggattgaattggattattttcctaattcagtgggatttggcaaatttaaatataattgattacttttatttttatttttatttttttttatcatggaaTGTATTtgtggaattgattttttttaggaatataaaatgataagttgaccatatCTTTGAATGTTTTCTTTAATCTTCGAGTTAGccaaccaaacaacaaaaaatcatattttccatTGATATTATTATacggaacatggctaaattaccattaaaaaaagaaataacattaAGGGATTTGATATACCATAATAACAGATAGGACCATAAATTTTAAGATTTCATCCAAAaaatcttatatatatatatatatatatatatatatatatagtattatATAAGGGCAGTTCTGGGATTATTTTAAAAtggggatgaaatcataactgttcaaaaagtgCGAGATGAATACTTAAATTGGATGAAATTTGAGGATGGATTTTAAGTCTCCCAATacaataagtaattatttttatttttgaattaaatgtaatTTATTATGagagtacttaaaaaataaaaaccttagagTAAGGCTGTAAATAAACCAAGCAGCTCGCAAGTTTGGCTagactcatttagtaaacgagccgagttagagctcgagtttttggctcgtttagctTGTTCGATAAAAGTTTGGCTCGATTATTGAGATTCATTTAGTAGATAACTCAGCATGACTTGTTTAAGGTAGGACTCGAATTGTTAAGATTTGGGCCGAACTTGAACTTGAATTATCGACTTATTTGGTAACTCATCTCCCTCCCTCAACAGTGACAGTGACTAAGGTTCAAGTACCACATAGGCCTCTGGACCCCTTGGTAAtgtattggaaaaaaaaaaaaaaatcatctagAGTTGTGTACGAAGGTGGGTACGTTTCCTAGGCTTTTTCTCTTCCCTGTAAGGCTTCGGATACATCTACATCCAAACACCCCCTCGATAAAGTCTCCGTTCGTATCCCACCGGAGAAACCTCTCGCTCTCTTCCCAgatcacctctctctctctctctctctcaaaatggcCTCCTCCCTCTTCACCGGCTTCAAATACTCCGACAGCCTCACCGTCGTCTGCATCTCCCTCTTTACCGCCTTACTCTGCGAAGCCATCTCCTGGCTCCTCATCTACCGCACCACCTCCTACAAATCCCTCAAGTCCTCCATCGACAAAGCCTCCAAAAAGCTCGAAACCATGAAGACCGACACCCCAACCAACCCCTCCTCCAAACCCCTCCTCAAAAAATCCAAGACCAAGAAAATCGACCGCGTCGAGTCCTCCCTCAAGGAGTCCTCCCGTGACCTCTCCCTCTTCAAGTTCAAGTCCGGCGCCGTCGTCGCGCTCGTCCTCTTCGTTGTCTTCGGATTGCTGAATTCGCTGTTCGAGGGGAAGGCGGTGGCCAAGATACCGTTTGTCCCGATTCGGTTGGTGCAGAAGATGAGTCATAGGGGGTTGCAGGGGGAGGACATGACGGATTGCTCGATGGCTTTTCTCTACTTCTTGTGCTCGATTAGTATTAGGACGAACTTGCAGAAGTTTCTGGGGTTTTCGCCGCCGAGAGGGGCTGTTGGGGGCGGGCTCTTCCCCGTGCCCGATCCGAAAACCAGTTGATCGGGTCGGATCCGATGATCTGCGTTTGGAGTAAATATTCAATGCCCCTGGCGTGTCATCACGTGGTGCCGCAGGCCCTTTCCCACTGCATATTGCAGTGGGATCCACACACCTTGCCTTGGGTCCCACCGCACATTGTGGCGGGGAAAGGCCTGGGCACCACATGGCTGTGGCCAAGGGCATAGGATAATTTTTCCGACTTTTGGTTCTGTAGCTTGTTGTTTTTGAGTAATGCTACCATAGCaactttaaaacataactttgcatACGACTGTGGTTTAAAGTTGTGTTTctagtacttttttttcattctttaacTTAGTTTTGGTACAAGCAATGATATGGACATGTATTTTAAACATGATTCGAGGGCAGCTGTGTTCGAAGCGGATCGATGCTCATGAGCTCACGTGTATCGAATTGTTTTGGATACAGTTGGGTCAGGAGTCGTGTTTTAAAGCTGTGTTGCtggactttttattttgatattggTTGTGGATTTTATAATGGCTACTTGAATGGTTTTGATGCAAACGAAAAGTTATGGATTGATATGATCATTGGGCTCTACCGGTAACTGGTTAGTAGTTCTCTTAATCTCTCTTGAAATCTAGTTAGTAGTTCTCTCTTGAAATCGATGTGCAATTGATTGATACGATATAGATTGATCCATTTTTAcaccctttttcttcttttgcattttttggaaattgtttTAGCTATGTAGTTGTGGATTTTCTGATGACTACCTTGATTGGTTTTAGTTCGCTTATAATTGCTGGATTGATGTGGTTAGTGatctatatattttttgcaaTTATTGATGAATAACTTTCTGTGAACTCTATATGTATGCGTTGATTACCTTTGTTATCAACTTATCATGAGGTTATTAATTAGTCGATCTAATTAATGCTCTCTGTTGTACTTGTGTCTGAAGCCGTTAAATTAAATCAATTCCAAAAATACATTTCGTTGTTACAGTAAAGGGATTTTCCTTCATGAGTTCAATGTGTGTTTCCCAGACCTTTTTCTTCCCCCTATACAAATCCCTCCATGAATTTTTGATCCAAATTTAACATAAAGGAATTTACTTCAAAGGGAACTTAGGAAGTTGTGTAATGAATTATCTTTGTTACTGTTCCTGGTAAATATCTTGTTCTTTCTCCAGAATGGTAGAGCTCAATATATAGGTTTGCATTCCAATAGTATTTGatgatattatttttgtcttaaaTGATTAACAATCCCGAGAGTTGAagcaatcattttttttacagttATACTGTAATAACTGTATTCATTCTTATGATTGTCTTGATGAGCCCAGTAGTTTTAGGTATTCGGAAGATTGACTCAGATGCAAAAACTAATGATCAGTAGTATCAGCTGGAATTTCATGAACCACTATACTCTACCTTTTTGGTGAGAGTTGTAATAAAACGTATGGACTATTGTTTTCTTTGTAATCAGTGGCGCATCTGATGTATGCTTTGCTCTTGTTAATTGATAGTTCTATGTTAACATCTATCCAGGTGCTTGCTGCAGATTTGGTTTAAGTTTATTAATTGGTTATTGTTCATTATCTATGCCCCTTCTTCCTAACTATACGTTTTGCTCCTTTCTTTGGATAGTACTAAGCCAATAGACGTAGCAAATCTAACAGCAGCCTTGACATTAGAAGTTATGTTGTGGTGGAGAATGATGATGAGGAAACCTAGATTGTTGGCTTGGAAGTTTCAGGATACTTGTTTGCTCATCCTTCTTGTGTCCAAACACCAAAACCGCAGCACCAATGCAAATCCCTAAGCTGTCTAATTGTCAGGCTTTGGGGCAATGAAGGATCCCATGGCATTGGCGACGTGAGGACTTTTAGCCCTTGCTCATGGGATTGGTAGTGTGGGGATTAACGATAGTGCTCCCCCAAGCTGTTGTATATCCCATGGTTTGTAGGACTGGTTGTCCAACAGAGCTTTATCCCTCCACTGATTCTTGTATGAAATGCCGGAAAAGTTTTATAAGACTTTAACCAATTCCATTTCTAATCCTGCCAATCAAAAGGGCCCCTGGAGTATTTTGCTGAGTCTGGTTCCGAATTAAGTTTGGAAACAGTGTACCTAACTTAAGCGAAAACCATGCCATGGGGCCCATAGCTCCAGTTGAATCGGGCATGCGTGCCCGCTGCCCATTGTATGAGCGGATCCTCCCAAGTCCCAAGCAAGAACCATAGTTAACTCTAATGGTCCTGAATGGTTGCCTGACCAGAATTACTTATGGCGGATCCATCCACATTTGTTTTATCCATTGATTTGTTCGGGGTTTCTACTTGATCAGAATCTATTGCTTCTCCTTTTGAAGATTATTGTGAACTTTGGCCACTATAACCTTGCTTACCCATTGCAGAATCTCATTGTTTGGGTTGGGGAGACAGGTGAAACACTTGTTCAGTTTGCCAATGCCACAGAAAAGACATTATTGCTGGAAagatgttgctagttttggaaGACAGCTCTGGACATGGCACACCCTGCACTTAGTTCCTATTCCTATGCTTTGTTACCTGTAGACTGTTACCATTTTCATATTTCTTGGGATTCTTTGAGATCAAATCACGTCTTGGTTGCCAGAATACAAAGTGAGCCTCGCTTCAACTTCCTGGAACGGCCAACTCCACTATAAAGTTAAACAAAACGACTCCTTTTGCATCTTCTCAGAGAGACACATTCTGCTTCCATCGTAGTCTTCGCAATGAGAACAAAGGGGTATTACAGGTGTGACCCACCTTATACGAGCGAAATCTACCACCTATGGCCCATCTTTTTTGTCCTACCAAGTGTTTGAAGTGCTACGGGTGCATTACGATGGATGCACTTTCCGGCTTGCTATAAGAATCCTTCTATTCCCATAGTTCCCCAGTGCAGCAAGATGCTCTGATGTCACTGTGTACCATCTATAGAAAGAAGTCGTGCTTTGAGTGAAAAGTGTCCAATGCCTATGACTTATTCTCCGATGTTGAATGttcaaaaagcagaaaaatgCTAGTACTATCTACGTTTTGATTGATTACATTGGCTGATTGGTGCGTTTTGATCGATTACATTGGCTGATTGGCGCTTAGGATCACCTCTATCTTTGCCGCCTGAGTTCTGACCGGTGCCCCTGCATCTAGAACCAAGTAATCCATTCTGGCTATTTGTAAACAGTTCGTATTATTCTTCTACAAATTTCTTGCGTATGCGTAATCGAAAACCCATCAAGGGACCAAACAATTACCTATAGGCTATAACTAAAGTCCAAAGTATCAACAAAATCGAAATATTTATGGATGCTGGAGATCTAACCCCTCATGGATCCGACTATACACAGTAGTATTGAGCAATTACCTCGAGGTTAGTATTTACCATCTCACGCTACCCTTCCGAATCGGGCAAAATGCAAATTTACTTGAATGGAAAGAGACTGCTTTGTCGATTACTTGTTTGACAGTAGGCATTTTGGATGTTGTGCAAGATTTTTCACATTGTTTAGAGGGTTTCGTAAAACAAGACTATATGCAATGACAAGGCACCTAATACTTTTGTTAATTCTGGATCATCTATCAGTTTTGTAGTGTGCAGATGAGTCATTGTCTGATACTTAGTAGCTACCAGTTGGAAAATAATTTATGCATTCAACTTTCTTATAAATGCACTccaaattttgtcttttttagtGCTTGTGTAGTGTGTGATTTCTAGCATTAAAGGGCAAATTTTGGAGTGCATTTCTAAGAAAgtggagtgcaaaaattattgcctttatttttcaatgtttggttatcactccaaaaattattgCCCTTATTATTTTCAGAAATGCTACCCACACAGTTAGTATgtgtacagattgtgcacatACGGTTCCGTGGGGCCTACTACGGGGTCcccacaaatgatccaagccgtccattaGCTTTAAAATGATTTTCTAAGTCATcacataaaaaatcagctcaatccgatacttttAAATGCTTAATGTAATCATTCAAATTTTCGCTTAACTTTAGGATTTTGAAATCTGAAGAAACATTTAGACGATTGAATCAAGCACTTAgaggtatcggattgaactgattttttacatgatgacttagaaaattattttaaaaccAATGGATGGCTTGTATTGTTTTTGGGGACCCCGTAATGGGCTCCACGGAGTTGTATGTGCACGATGTGTGCACATACAGTCTGTGTTGATAgcattttgtattatttttttcttaacttttttcataaaacagactttgaattattatttttcaacgtTTGGCTgtcacatgaaaaatatttttcaaaacaattgttTTCTGTGGATTGGttgtcaaaataattttcaacaCAAAGGTGATGTACTAACCTATTATTTTAAGTTAGATCAGATATATAGAACATCCAAGCATTTTAAAACCTCcaacattcaaaaaaataaataaaaatagaacgTTTACCATTCTATAAAAGCTCATCAAAGAATAACCCAACAAATAACACCAAATTAACCAGTGACTATGATTTGAATGGGATCATTCAATGCCAAATACACTACGACACATATCCcattattcatatttttgtttgaacttcATATACTTCATAGTCTGTTCAATCATTCACCATTTATCGCATTCTTTTCCGGTTAGTTCAGGATTCACGATTCATGATACTTGTACTTTTATGCAATGGACCCAATTTCAAGTAGACTACTGTGTTTTGTCACTGTATTTGGAAATTGTTACCTCCCTGATTTAGATCCGGTAGCTATGTACATAATATATACTGTATGTGAGACAAGAAGACTACATAAAGTTTCGTCGAGGCAAAACATAGACGCCCTCACTgccaaagagggagagagatagtcACTGTATTGATTACAGTTATTTATTTTGCAAACTGAAAACATCAACTGGATTCCCAAACCACAAAATGGTAGACTggaatttgaaggaaaaaaatgcaAGTTCATACTAGTAGTAAACAAGACATACTAGTGAAGATAGTCTCTCggttttggatttgatttgggAGAAAGGGGATGGGCAAGTATTTTGGGAGAAAGGGAGCTACGTGTTTTGGAAACGTGGGACTATATGGGTGCCGTGCAAAACAAAAACGATTTACGgcaaaaaaatagatgaaaacATTTTCCCTCCTTTGGTGCAATAGTTtaccttgaaaatattttcctcctcctttttctaGCAAAACGACGAAaatgggtaaaatattttacccaaaACCATTTTACACTGAAACAAACGGAGTCATTCCATTTCATCtaaatactatatatatactagtgttgTACCCATTCGATGTACGagacaataaataaaaaagggttcacaatgaatttttttttttccggttatGTGCATAAATTGGTCGAACTATATGCAAGTTGAAACCAAAGTGTTGTTCCCATTTTTGCAGGAAAGACCTATTTCTCCTTTtatgaattaaaattttatagGGTAAATTTAATTGATTCAAATTAATTCACAATTGTGGAAAAATATATAAGATAAAAGCACCCAATAATTCCTTAGGGGTGCCGCAAGaacacccaataatttttcccTTCTCATGCTCTCTCTCCCATTCCTCCCTCCCCACGTTTCAATGGTTAGAATTTAGGATTAGGAGTTTGGAGACTTTTGAGCTTAACCATATTTGTATATAGATTGATTGTAGGGGAGAGGATCCTGTCTAGTTTTCCTTCCAACTagtccggtccagttttggatcatttgtggGCTCTTCTCgggcccacaacaatgatcgaaaccaTTCATTTTCTTGAGTTTGTTGAGAATATTGACcatgccaaaaatcacgttgatcgtatatcgtttgatatgatatcTAAATGCATTGATCCTGGGTATCGTGTTGGGAGCTTGGGGTTGGGCGATGAAGGTCCTGTGGTTGGTGGAGGGGATGGCGTTGGTGGAGGTTTTTGGTGGTGGCGCTACATGGGTGGTGGGGGCTTGCGGTTCGGGTGGAGGGTGACGGGGTGTTGGCAGTGGGTTTTCGATGGCTCTATGGTGGCGTGTTATTTCCGGTGGGTTTCCTCTGGTTGTAAAGTAGCTACTCTcggatctctctctccctctaggTAGGTATGTACGTATATattacaaacaaaattttgttgtctttgaTGAGAAAGCACATGGTTAATTAGGTCATAGGTGGATGAGATTGGGGCTGTAGGGGAGCTCAGTAAAGTAACGTAATTTTTAGTCGCGAAGCGAAGttaaagttcaaaaaataacttacgacTTTTTCAAGCAAAAAACATTTTCAACCATATGAaggaataaaatattttcatgtcTTTTGCACAaccaaatatcaaaaaataagcaaaacatttttcaaaaaaatattctacgcccaaacaaacggagcagtaatatcatatttttatgtttcCCCCACATTTGGAATTGACTAGGGATGTAATTCCTGGTAACATATTGAATCATGAATCCGTTTGCatgaaaaattattattttttgaacagcgaaaagattttattaatctttgaaagattacaaagattaaaagaacaaGGAGAAAGACAACAAGTGTCTATCCGAGACCCAAGTCCTTGATTGGCAAGATACTAACCAAGGAGAAAATCCCAATGGCCAAAGCCCGACACCTAAAAGGCCACAAAGCCCGGATAAcacaataaagaatcaacacctgaaaaggcctaaaagcccaaatacgaggggattaacccaacaataaagcccaaaaactTCCAAAACCCTAAACTGGAATCCGAACCGCCAAGCCGCCGCCACCACGAAAACCAAGACCGCCGTGAACCCGCCGCATGAAAAATTATTGGTCCAATCAGAAGGTGACAAGTGGCCATAAAATGAAACACGTATAGAATAAAGGGAGTATTATTTGAGTAAATCTTCTGACCTAGTCTTGAGTCTGTTTACTTTTTATTGGTTCTTCAACTTATACTGTATATGCACTTATCTATC
Coding sequences:
- the LOC131322725 gene encoding uncharacterized protein LOC131322725; this encodes MASSLFTGFKYSDSLTVVCISLFTALLCEAISWLLIYRTTSYKSLKSSIDKASKKLETMKTDTPTNPSSKPLLKKSKTKKIDRVESSLKESSRDLSLFKFKSGAVVALVLFVVFGLLNSLFEGKAVAKIPFVPIRLVQKMSHRGLQGEDMTDCSMAFLYFLCSISIRTNLQKFLGFSPPRGAVGGGLFPVPDPKTS